CCCTAGCGTTCCGGCGTCCAAACGTCCTTGTACCGTTCCGGATGCCGCTTGAACTGAACGTGTACGTAAGGGCACAGGGGCACCACTTTGAGATTATTCTGGCGGGCGTACTCCACCATCGCGGTGAGCAGTTCGCCCGCTATTCCTTTTCCCTCCGCTTCCGGCACCACTTCGGTATGGTAAACCGTCAGGGCTGAATCAGACTTATCAAAAACCATCTCGGCAATGGTGCGTTCTCCTTCGCGGATGTAGAACATTCCCTTCCCCTTAAGGAGCATCAACTGAACTTTTTCCATAACAAAAGCTTCTCTAAAAGCCGGTTCCTCCGGCCCAACGGTGCAATACCGACAAGGTCACGATAAATTCAGTATTGCGCAACGATAAGCGCCAAGATTTTCGCGGGTTTTACCGGTTCTCCCCCATTGATGAGCTTGTCTTTTGGCGATAAATCCGTTTATTTCAGGGCAATTCCTCCCTACCGAAATGAAATATCCGTTGGTTCTGGTTTTCTGGTCCGCCCTGCTTTTCACGGCCTGTCAGCAGCAGAAAAAGCTCCCCGTCACCCTGCAACTTCCGCTGGAGATCAAAGACGGCTACGGACCGTTTCAGCCGGGTTTTGGCGAGCTGACCCCCGAATCGGACGACTACCCTAAGAGTGTCCCCAACCGAACCAGCCGTTTGCCAATCAAGGGCATTCCAAAAACCTGGGTAAATACGGTTAAAATCCGAATTGACCTGCAGCCTTATCAATTTATCTACCAAAATTTTTGCGCTGGCAACATTGATACGGCCTGGTTCAACGGATTTCAATCATACTGGAAATGGACGCCGGATGAACGGGCCTTTTCGGCCAGCCCCATCCGCTGTTTCGTGTATGCCATCAAAGGATTTGACACCGTAGCCGACGAGTGGGCCGTGATGGTCGATACAAACAACAACCTTGATTTTAGCGATGAAACCGCCGTTTATCCGGAGGTGATTCGTGACGGAGCCATACCCGACGAGATTCGTAAACCGCTGAGGGTTGAGTATGAAGTTTATCAGCACGGAAAAGTCCGTAAGGCCCAGACCCTCATGAGCATTCGCCGGAAAGGGGAGCTGTTCCTGTACAACTTTCCGCACCATGCCGTCGCCACGGACCCAGGCGGGAATACCAACCGGCGCATTTTCGTATCGTCCGGTTTTTCCCATCTTGATTTTACCCTGCCGGATCTCGCCCTCCCCGCTTCGGTGAACAGAACGGGGAAAGTCGATCCGCAGGAACTCATTTCGCTTGGAGAAATTATTGAACTTGAAGGGGTTGCGTACCGAAATAAAGGTGTAGACTTTGCCCGTAACGTCTTGCGGCTGGAGCGCGCCGATCTGGCTACGCAGACCTTTACCCTGCAGCCGGGGCAGCCATTTTGGCCCTTTGAAGCCCGCGAATTCACCACCGGCAAATCCGTAGCGCTGGCCGATTTTCGGGGCAAATACGTCTACATTGATTTCTGGGCTACCTGGTGCAAGGGCTGCGTGGAGGATATGCCGGCGCTCAAAGAAGTGTACCGCAGTCTCGACAAAAACCGTTTTGCCTTTCTGGGCGTGGTGAGCGCTGACAAACCCGAGCGGGTCCGGGCATTCCTCCGAAAAAGAGCCGTTGAATGGCCGCAGATTTTCTCGGATTCGACGGATAAAATCACCCAAACTTACGGTATTCGGACACTTCCGGTTACGGTTTTGCTCGATCCCGACGGCAATGTGCTGGCCAAAGACCTTCGCGGAGCAGCCCTATCGGAAAAATTACGCGAACTAGCCGCCCGGTGAACCGTACGGTTCACGCATTTATGGACGGTTTTCGGCTTCGCGCAGCAGAAAATAAAACGCCAGTACGTGAATGAGCTGAATGCTGACGGCGCTCCACTCCTCCCGGAGCGCCGAACCGAAAATCAGGGAAGCCATCGTCAGACCACCCGCCAGACCGCCCCAGATCAGGAACCGGCCGCCTAGAAACAACAGAATCCCGATGGCCAGTTCAACAAACGGCAGCGTCAGGCCGAAGCCGCGAACCAGAAAATCCGGCAAAATGGTAGCCGAAAAATCCCCGACCATTTTGTCCGCAAACTTCGTCAGTTTAGGAATGCGCACCAGACCGTGCATCGCCAGGTCGACGCCCAGCCCGAGTTGCAGAATCAGAAAAGCAAATTGCGTGTTATTTCGTGGAAAACTTCCTCTCGCCATTGTTGAAGTACAGTTGTGGCCTGAAGTTTAGTACTTAATATACCGTCTACCAACACACTAAATACTAAACTTCAGCCAGTAAGACTTAAATTACCACCTGACCGCCAGCTTGACACCGCCCGTCAGATTGCGGCCCGGAGACGCATTGTAATACCGTCCGCCGAACGCGTTCAGGTCATAGCCCAGGCTGTAGGTCTGGTCCAGCAGGTTGTCTCCGCTCAGGTACGCTTCCAGCGTCCAGCGGCTGGCCAGCGTTTTCCGGTAGCCAATGGTTGCGTTGAGCAAACGGGCCACGTCGGACCGAACCGTATTGGCATCGTCCAGCGGAAACCGGTCGATAAACTGGTGCGTCACGTGGGCGTAGAAGCCCAGTTTCGTTTCAGCGTCGATACCCGTTGCGACCACCGTCGGCGGAACGCCCGTCACGCGGTTGCCCGACACGTTGACA
This Larkinella insperata DNA region includes the following protein-coding sequences:
- a CDS encoding GNAT family N-acetyltransferase produces the protein MEKVQLMLLKGKGMFYIREGERTIAEMVFDKSDSALTVYHTEVVPEAEGKGIAGELLTAMVEYARQNNLKVVPLCPYVHVQFKRHPERYKDVWTPER
- a CDS encoding peroxiredoxin family protein, with the translated sequence MKYPLVLVFWSALLFTACQQQKKLPVTLQLPLEIKDGYGPFQPGFGELTPESDDYPKSVPNRTSRLPIKGIPKTWVNTVKIRIDLQPYQFIYQNFCAGNIDTAWFNGFQSYWKWTPDERAFSASPIRCFVYAIKGFDTVADEWAVMVDTNNNLDFSDETAVYPEVIRDGAIPDEIRKPLRVEYEVYQHGKVRKAQTLMSIRRKGELFLYNFPHHAVATDPGGNTNRRIFVSSGFSHLDFTLPDLALPASVNRTGKVDPQELISLGEIIELEGVAYRNKGVDFARNVLRLERADLATQTFTLQPGQPFWPFEAREFTTGKSVALADFRGKYVYIDFWATWCKGCVEDMPALKEVYRSLDKNRFAFLGVVSADKPERVRAFLRKRAVEWPQIFSDSTDKITQTYGIRTLPVTVLLDPDGNVLAKDLRGAALSEKLRELAAR
- a CDS encoding DoxX family protein, with translation MARGSFPRNNTQFAFLILQLGLGVDLAMHGLVRIPKLTKFADKMVGDFSATILPDFLVRGFGLTLPFVELAIGILLFLGGRFLIWGGLAGGLTMASLIFGSALREEWSAVSIQLIHVLAFYFLLREAENRP